A segment of the Nitrosopumilus sp. genome:
TCATCATCATGGTGTCTTTCATCATGTGCTTGTCACTCATCATCATCTTAGAATCTACTTCCACAAATGGGCAGTTTACCACGAAACCAGCCAGGCCGGTTTCAAGTTTTCCCATGGTAGCTGCCTGAGATATTTCACCGACAGTTTTCAGAAAGTCTACATTGTCAGGATTGTCCCATGTAGCAGTTTGAATTCTCCAAAGTGGGCTATAGAATTTGTCTCCAACAGTCGTTGAACCTATACTTGCTTGAAATCCTAATGGACCATTGCCTTCTAGACCGTTTGTAAACACATACAGGTCTGAGGATGATGCAGTAGAGATCGTACCTTGAATTCTAGGAACATGAATCACTCCTAATGCATCTGCAACATCCTTTGAGGATGCGTCAGTTGCAATGTAGTAGATGGTGTCACCGTTTGGTGCAAAACCTCTATGGGCAACAAATGTTACTTTCATGTTTTCAAGATCAATGTCAAGTACTTGTCCTCCACCATACGGATCAGCGTCAGTTACGTGAGAATTATCTCGAAGCTGCAGATGACCGCCGTTCCATTTTACAAATGGACAGTTGACAATAACGCCTGCTTCTTCAAACGATAGCTCGCCGTTGTCTTGGGCTTCAAGTATTGCCATCTCGGATTTTAGCTCTCTTGGCTGCGCATCATCACTCCAGGTTACGGCATTTACATTCCATAAAGGACTGTATTGGTCATCTCCGGGTTGTGAATCTGCAACTTGAGGCTGGAATCCAAAGGCGCCTGAGCCTTCCACACCGTTGGTAAATGCATAGATTTGTGCAAGTGACTCTTCTGGGGCAAGTGCCAATGCGGGAGTATAGGCAACTCTGAATCCGGTAAGATCCGTCAAGTGATTGGCAACATCTTCAACTGATGCTTCAGTTGAAATGTAGAAAATCTCCTCACCGTTTGCATATCCCATGGTTAACGGAATGTCAAGTGGCAAGTTGGTATGAGACAGATGTGGTTGCTTTTTCGTCATAGTCATGCTGGTTTCAGGCTCTACTTCTGAGCAAAGTCTGTCACCGCATACAACATTGTTATTTGCAGAACCAAATGAGTTTACACTGATACGTCCGGGAGCATTCTTGCCCTCGCTTTTTAGGGCTTCGGCATTGGGAATCAAGTCCACAGATGCAGCAGTAGCAGAAGTCATAAGAACAGTCATAATGAAAAGGACTGAAATTGTTTTGTTCGTCATTGAACAAACTAACTTCCAAATGTATTAAACAGATCACCCAGTTTTGACCCCAATCTTTTGAAAGTTAATTTTGATAAAGATTCGGCAAAATAGATCAATGTGATCCAAAACAGAATTCTATGATTCGATTTGAATTTTTCCCTCTTATTCGTTCATGTACATACTTTGAATCGGATCAAAACAGATACACGGCAAAATATGAATAATGTTAATGAGCATATCGTTGAAGAATAGATTATCAAATGCCAACAACAAGGCATCTTGCTACTTAGATCAATTTAGCTTTTCGGCTATTTCTTCAAACAGATCAATGTTCTCCTCCAACAACGGAGACAAAAAGAAAATCATCCCATATCTCTCACCAATTTTAGTTACAAGGTTATTTTTTTCCAATACATCAAGATGATGTTTTACTCCCTTGTAATCCAGATGCAGATACTCGGCAATCTTGTTTGTGTTTACAGGGCTGTCTTTAAGGAATGAAATTATCTTAATCCTGTTACCGCCTCCTCTGCTTGCCCCAAACACGTACCAAAAGAGAAATTTTGTTTCAGAATGCACGTTTGTCTTAATTGATTTTATTGTAACTGCCTTCATGTTCCAGATTACACATCATCTACAATATAAAATTTATTATAGTGATATCATGATATCATATTTATATACAAAGATTGCAGTGCATCTGTATGACAAAAGATTTGCTGGTAAGGGGGCTTGACGATGAGACCCATACGGAGCTGGGCAAGATTTCGGGGCAGACAGGCGTGTCTTTGAACTCAATTGTAAAGGATGCGGTAGACAAATGGATATCAAACAACTCCAAGATAACAAAAAAACACGAATTACTGCTTTACGCAGATGACGAGTCCCTAAAACATTTGTTGAAATCAGTCACGAGAATGGCGCAGAATGATGACGTATTCAAGGCATGTTGCGGTCCCAAATCCCACATCGGAATGCAGTTGTTGGCAAAGCAGGGATGGTTTGATGGTACTATAGAACCGTACGATAAATTTTTAGATAATCCAAACGCATATGGAAAAAAAGTTTTAGAAAAAGTAGGTAAGAAAATAGATAAAACACAGTTGATGGTATTGGCATTTCTTACAGGTGATTTGGCAGACAAAAAATCCGTCTCAGATTCCGCATGCTTTTGTCAATGGTATCACCGGCAAGGAGTGGAAGGCATTACACACTGCATTGCAAATGCAAAAAATATCCTATCAGGCAATGTCAACGATATTTTGGATTTGTTTGATGCACATGATCAGGTATTCATAGCAAAGAAAGACTCATTGTACAAGGTACACGTTACAAAAGAGAACGTTCACAAGTTATTCTTAAACTAAGCCAATGTGTTTGCGTTGCCTCTTGCCCGTTGAGAGTTTGAATGCAATCGAAAACGTTTCATGTCGTCAAGTTTTGCCTCGTCTGGATGAGCTGCGTTTCTTGTGTAGAGAAACGTTGAGGCAGTTATGAAGTCCCCTTTCGTATATGCATTAAGGAAAACAAATCTAAGTTGATTCAGTTGAATGTCGAGGTTCTCAAAGTAGTTAGTCATAGTAGTACATACCTATAATAAAATATTATTAATTATAGTATAAGACATCATGCTTGGCAAGTCAGAAAATAATTAAAAATACGTCGTTATGTGCCGTCCACCGATCGTGACAAAGCAGACAAAAGACCGTGCAAATCACTGTAAGTCTTAAGTTCAGACTTGGGGTATGATCAAAAACGTGAGGGAGTCAGAATTTTTCCCGGGGGAAAATGTGGCTCCATATAGAGAAGCATTGGAAATTATTTTCTAAACACAGTCAAAATTAATCAGGTTTTCAACTGTATTGTTACATTGGACACATACTAGTCTGAGTGACTGATCGCAGGAATGATATATTTTGTCCATCTTTATTTCACACCCACATGCTCTACAAGACTCAGATCTCATTGTATGTTGTGCAATGTTAATAAAAAAAAGAAAAGGTAGGATTAACTTACATCCCAATTGTAGTAGTTGTTGTTCCAAGAACCACTTGCACAGTCTAAGGGTGTTGAATTAAATGCAGAAGCATGACTACTTGTTGCATAACTCCAAGAACCGCTATTTCTCACTTGACCGTCTGTTGAAATGATTTCTGGAACAGTTGTACCAGAACAATCACCAGGATCTGCTGTATCAATTACCTCATAGACATTCCATCCATAGTCTTGATCACCAATACCACCGCCTTTAGCGATTAGAATATCCCATTCAGTATCAATCAAGTCGTAATAGTAGGCGTACCAAGTTCCACTGTTAAGTTCCACTTTGGTATAGATATAGTCACTTCCACTTACAGTATTTACATATCTGTTGTTGAAGTTATTATTGTCCATATCAACTGATTCTATGAAACCTTCATTATCTCCATTATGATCCCAAACTCTTAGTCTAGGTTCATCATATGAAGAATAATGAACTACGATTTCCAATCGACCTTGATCTGCAACACTCATTGCTGGTGCATAGAGTGTATTTCCAGAAACAATTGTCACATCATTTTCATCAGTGTGAACTTCCATTCTAGAATAAATGCCATCTGCATTGTTATTATCAGTGACCTTTGTCCCATAATGGGTATTATCTCCAGATACACCTGCTGCATATACAGAAGGAATCCATGATTGGAGATCCAATTTTGGTTCTAATTGTGCACCGTTTTCACCGGGATCACCGTGTTGCCATCTAGCTGGTGCTTCTTCATACAAGAGGACAAATGGCACATCACCTAATTCTGCTTTGAATTTCTCACCAATAGTTGTATCTGGTGTCCAGATAGCAATAACTCCCGTATCATAATCAATTGCAGACATTACAATTGGTAAGTCTGATTGACGTAATTCATCAAGAGTTCTATCTAATTCTTTACTAGAAAGAATTAATGCGTTTTCTGGAATTGCAATGGTTGATTTTTTCTCAACATAAGATTTTAACTCATTTGCGTTTTGGTTTTCAAAGTAAGGCATCTCTGTTGGAGTAAATCCATCAGTTGGACCGGGTTCCCAAATTTCTGTTTTTCCTATACCTTTGTTAATATCGTCTGCATCGGCATTTTCAAAACTAGTAACATACATTCCGCCACTAATTACAACAGCCATTACAGCAAACAAACTAAGGTATTTTTTTGTTTTATTGTTTTTCATGTTATTACTATTTATCATAATATAGTAATTAATATAATTTATTGTCAATTCGATATATGTACCAGACATCAAATAATTTCAGAATTGTACGATTGTCTTTTTATTAGATTGTTGTTATACAATGATAGAATGACGGGAATCGACAGCATGCTGTCTCAGCACATCAAAAAAATACTGGAAACACAACTAGGAAAAAAGATTGCCTCAAAAATAAAGCAGGAATTACACCTGTGGTATCAGATTGATTTGGATGATGCAGTCACGCAATTTGAAAAATTAGACCGCGTACTGACAGAGATTTACGGCAAAAGTTCTGCCAAATCACTAGAAAAGAGGTTCCTAAAATTAATAATTGATGCAAATAGTATCAAAAATAGATCTTATCAATATCAAACAATTACAGTTACAGAACCGCAACTGGTCCAGACAGTTCTAACCGTAATAGAGGATGAGTCATTTCGAAAGATCTTTCGGGTCATGACCAAAGGTGATCTCTCCTTTGAGAAAATCCTGGAAATTTCAGACATTGGTTTGACAAGGGCCTCAGCATACAGAAAAATGGAATCGCTGGTAAAAACGGGATTAATCATGGAGACAGGCTACATCATGGGAGACAACGGCAGAAAAGTAAAGACATACAAGAAGACGTTTGACGGGATTGACATAAGACTGAACCGTGGGGCAGTCAGTCTGATGATGACCATCAACAATGAAACATTCCAAGACAGCGTAATTCTGAATACCGTGTTTGCATCATCCTAGTATATCCATCATCTTTTTGTGATGGATTATGCCAAATGTCAACAGCATGCGTGAAGAGTAAAATGTCAACATTATAGGATTTCATACAGGGTAAATATTCAGTATTAAATTCAAAGGATTATGATCCATTTGATTCGTTTTCTTAATCCCACTATGGATTATGTAGTGTACATAGAAGTATTGTCATTTAAATTAAATTTTGGATTGTGAGATCATGCTAAAAATAGATTCAAATTTAGAATACCATGAACACTCAAAAATAGACACATATTCTATCAAAAAATACCCATTTGAAAAATATCAGATGTGTCATCAGTTAACCCCAGATTAATATAAAATATGAAATCTAATTTTTTGTTTTTCTTCAGAATACCCCATACGATGACGAGAATTTACGGCGAAATTTGTATCAGTTGGTTCTCAAAGTTATACAGGTTTCACCTACCATTCCATCACCTCAAAGTATTGATGTCATCCCAATTTACCACGGAGACAGGATCAAAGTCATACTTTGTAATCTCAAGTCAAATCTAAACCACAACATAATTCACGAGATAGTAAATCATTAAAATTATTGAACATCATTTCATAATCAATACAAGACGATTCTCAGATAAGGAGTTCATTTTACAACAACTGTACTTTGTCTGAAGAAACATCATATTCAGCATCTGTTTTGAAGTATGTAACAGATCATTACATCAGGTACAAACACGTTTTTGACAAATCTCAGGACTTGATGTAATTTGTACCTAAAACAATATTTTGTCCAAGGGAATGTCATACTGTTTTTTTAATTTAGAGTTCACCATCAACTTTACTTCACTAAGTAGAATCGAGGATTCAACGTTTGACTGACTAAAATCAAATCTTGCAGTAGTCAAGGCCGCAGAATCAAGTACGATGCTTCCCAGATGCACAGATATTTCTGACAATTTTTGGCTGCATTTTGGAATAGTGTCAAACAGCTTGGCGCTGATGATTCTGATCACA
Coding sequences within it:
- a CDS encoding ArsR family transcriptional regulator; this encodes MKAVTIKSIKTNVHSETKFLFWYVFGASRGGGNRIKIISFLKDSPVNTNKIAEYLHLDYKGVKHHLDVLEKNNLVTKIGERYGMIFFLSPLLEENIDLFEEIAEKLN